The following proteins are encoded in a genomic region of Plasmodium coatneyi strain Hackeri chromosome 2, complete sequence:
- a CDS encoding Integral membrane protein: MKHKYHVLIYRKKKTHFRLDVLLFFFYAYFLHLILKNEKFHAKPGDYEYLAKLENEVEEAVMFGLHGEEQQQRVGGNERKDSSQFTSGKHSEQGDEKGSNREGKENTFKPIIIGKYNLIYLFYSIEFVSLLLFIFFHLLTFLLSQWNLSVNLFVSFSRLSSSNKDKYLYNVQNKCTHVYIKPRVKRSDKLSINSKERFNTDYNLYKPKAELVPLKRGKNYIYFFYKHKKYIFNYETLDFESVKHFDNFNLSFYQKWKGLIEYQMGGLYDDGNTSTTLQGIEENVKKIEKRGGNVNTLFCQLEGLYLDKGGRSGIDQLAHCNKGGNNISEEEIEDVSHYTRKGKGSAEGSTTVQGSVKRDEVKSKNRVHPTQGGRKQNGHQTDPFLSYYKKSNFEIPYDIFVHNNLDKYGENIYDIPSPCFKKLLYEAMLSPFFIFQFFSILLWMLDSYWYFGIFSIFILVMLESQLINKRIREFNLINSMKVPAQNVYVYRNLQWKVIKSNMLLPGDIYILSNETSGGDNVCTCETLLLEGVCITDESILTGESIPLIKAAIDKTEGEEYLDHDTSDNDTCADWEDGGDPTMGISPVGGTKGSSIFTNKIDIKNKHKKHVVYAGSKILLTKNENDQFNNMKLPINGCIGIVLKNGFTTYQGKLVRTIINTSEKVNSSSIDSIIFLFILLLFSLSSCAYVVYSVLQSTHERNLYKLLLSVSHIITAVIPPEFPITLSLGVTISIVYLYNLKIYCTEPFRLPFSGKSNICAFDKTGTLTEDNMIVLGLFGFDQNTERINEINESIISKQRVPFLSVAVIAGCNSICTVNNKLLGDPLEKNSFERLKCMMRSLDKTYVHTNNYPNGAASAATSSETTQDSAEKGGKSMGIFSKKTSNTMGSEKKSPCVENFQIYKRFFFSSELQRMTCIILHEGYEGDWYGEEFEEVTDVATCAGSFNGEINPCSENMATLEGLKKKKKKNDSMKNEPVKQYLAVSKGSPEMMKKFLKKVPANYDEMLNSLSIKGYRVICLAANVLDNKVVSKNVKREDIEKDLHFCGFLTFICPIKVSTPSYILDIKQAGIKNVMITGDNALTACQVSQDVNIVPSIKVKDILILKLREDYPMHGKTTSTRVTKDGDTFNLCDLEGAIELIRNLPLEKKSQQNAAEKLIKMIKEKKNVSNVVYFINRENKKMLPFIECEEYIKLCEQLFTLCITGDIIEHFLTKYQNDMGIFDELIKRGVIFCRVSPKNKEIIIKTLNKLGNITIMCGDGTNDMAALKAAHVGVSLLSIKISYKSGRPDGGGVNMATQMNGGHTNALLGGTHVGGYPGNFNGGTVSNYEQRLRTAYDNLNAQYNAASASGASNTANAKYYEQMRLYNERKRQLEQMMQSMDDSLPLIKLGEASIASPFTYKGNDIKCVKEIICCGRCALSKVIMMYKLMIINSLITAFSVSILTLDGVKLSDAQTTVISLLYTSLIVLISKTAPLKNISNYSPPNSLFNISVMSSLISQVFVHFSILIYGWKLACSYREPNYIPDLKGDFSPNLVNTCIYYLIYSINLSIFSCNYEGLPFMTPIHKNKEIVYIFAVNFIFLFALVMNIVPYLNHFFSLVSFPNAHLQFVFLFLMFLDVVAPYLICSFIRRARLYAFERFGVSL, translated from the coding sequence ATGAAACATAAGTACCATGTGCTGATTtatagaaagaagaaaacgcaTTTCAGGTTAGACGTGCTGCTGTTTTTCTTCTACGCCTATTTTCTCCACCtgattttgaaaaatgagaaatttcATGCGAAGCCGGGAGATTATGAGTACCTAgccaaattggaaaatgAGGTGGAAGAAGCAGTTATGTTTGGCCTCCACGGGGAGGAGCAGCAACAACGCGTTGGggggaatgaaaggaaagacAGTAGCCAGTTCACAAGTGGGAAGCACAGTGAACAGGGGGATGAAAAAGGATCCaacagggaaggaaaggaaaacacgTTCAAGCCGATCATAATAGGAAAGTACAATCTGATCTACCTATTCTACAGCATCGAGTTTGTTAgtttacttttatttatttttttccacctgttAACGTTTCTCCTATCGCAGTGGAACCTGAGCGTTAACCTGTTCGTTTCGTTTAGTCGCCtaagcagcagcaacaaagACAAGTACTTGTACAACGTGCAGAACAAATGCacgcatgtgtatattaaGCCACGTGTTAAGCGAAGTGACAAATTGTCAATAAACAGCAAGGAGAGGTTTAACACGGACTACAATTTGTACAAGCCGAAAGCAGAGTTAGTTCCActgaagagggggaaaaattatatatattttttttacaaacataagaaatatattttcaatTACGAAACGTTGGATTTTGAATCAGTAAAACattttgacaattttaatttgtccTTTTATCAAAAGTGGAAGGGACTCATAGAATACCAAATGGGGGGTCTCTACGATGATGGGAACACCAGCACAACATTGCAAGGGAtagaagaaaatgtaaaaaagatagagaaaagggggggcaaTGTGAACACCCTTTTTTGTCAACTGGAGGGTTTATATTTAGATAAAGGTGGAAGAAGCGGAATTGACCAACTGGCACATTGtaacaaagggggaaataacaTATCTGAGGAGGAGATAGAAGATGTTTCTCATTACActaggaagggaaagggaagcgCAGAAGGGAGCACCACGGTACAAGGATCGGTTAAGCGTGATGAagttaaaagtaaaaacagaGTGCATCCCAcccaagggggaaggaaacaaaatggacatcAAACAgacccttttctttcctattaCAAAAAGAGCAATTTTGAAATTCCGTATGACATTTTTGTACATAACAATTTGGACAAATatggagaaaatatatacgacATTCCTTCTCCCTGTTTTAAGAAGCTACTTTATGAGGCCATGttatccccattttttattttccaattCTTTAGCATCCTCCTGTGGATGCTAGACAGCTATTGGTACTTTGgcattttctccatttttatattagtGATGCTGGAGAGTCAATTGATTAATAAACGGATAAGAgaatttaatttaataaacAGTATGAAAGTCCCTGcacaaaatgtgtatgtgtataggAATTTGCAATGGAAAGTTATCAAGTCTAATATGCTCCTTCCTGGggatatatacattttatcGAATGAGACTAGTGGTGGGGATAATGTGTGTACGTGTGAGACGTTACTGTTGGAGGGAGTTTGCATTACGGATGAGTCGATCCTGACGGGGGAGTCCATACCTTTGATTAAGGCAGCTATTGATAAGACGGAAGGGGAGGAGTACCTTGATCACGATACTAGCGATAATGATACCTGTGCTGATTGGGAAGATGGAGGAGACCCCACGATGGGAATATCACCCGTCGGAGGAACGAAAGGAAGCTCCATTTTTACGAACAAAATTGACATAAAGAATAAACATAAGAAACATGTGGTGTATGCCGGGTCGAAGATTTTActaacaaaaaatgaaaacgatCAATTTAATAATATGAAGTTACCCATTAATGGGTGTATAGGCATTGTTCTGAAAAATGGATTCACCACTTATCAGGGAAAATTAGTGAGGACAATCATTAACACATCGGAGAAGGTGAATTCATCAAGCATAGATTCGattatcttccttttcatccttcTGTTATTTTCATTATCGTCATGCGCGTATGTAGTTTACAGTGTATTGCAGTCGACTCATGAGAGAAATTTATACAAATTGCTTCTGTCCGTTTCGCACATAATTACTGCAGTCATCCCACCAGAGTTTCCCATAACCTTATCGTTAGGAGTTACCATTTCGATAGTTTATCTGTACAACTTAAAGATCTACTGCACGGAACCTTTTAGGTTGCCATTTTCTGGCAAATCGAATATATGCGCTTTTGACAAGACGGGAACGCTGACGGAGGACAATATGATAGTTTTGGGTCTTTTCGGGTTTGATCAAAATACGGAAAGGATaaacgaaataaatgaatCGATTATTAGCAAGCAGAGGGTGCCCTTCCTTTCCGTGGCGGTTATCGCGGGATGTAATTCGATATGCACCGTTAACAATAAGCTGCTAGGGGATCCCCTAGAAAAGAATTCCTTCGAAAGGTTGAAGTGCATGATGAGGAGTCTGGACAAGACGTACGTTCATACGAATAATTATCCGAATGGTGCAGCTTCTGCGGCGACATCTAGTGAGACTACGCAGGACAGTgcagaaaagggggggaaatccatgggcattttttcgaaaaagacATCCAACACGATGGGTAGCGAAAAGAAAAGCCCATGTGTGGAGAACTTCCAAATTTATAAGAGGTTCTTCTTCTCGTCAGAGTTACAAAGAATGACGTGCATCATTTTGCACGAAGGGTATGAGGGGGACTGGTACGGGGAAGAGTTCGAGGAGGTCACGGATGTGGCTACGTGTGCAGGCAGCTTTAACGGGGAGATCAATCCTTGTAGTGAAAATATGGCCACGCTAGAAGgcctaaaaaagaagaaaaaaaaaaatgacagtATGAAAAACGAACCGGTTAAACAGTACCTGGCTGTTAGTAAGGGATCCCcagaaatgatgaaaaaatttttaaaaaaagttcccGCAAATTATGACGAAATGTTGAACAGCTTATCGATTAAGGGGTACCGTGTGATATGTCTAGCTGCCAATGTGTTGGACAACAAAGTAGTTtccaaaaatgttaaaagggaagacatAGAGAAGGACTTACATTTCTGTGGTTTTCTCACGTTCATATGCCCAATTAAGGTGTCCACCCCGAGTTACATCCTCGATATTAAGCAGGCGGGGATTAAAAACGTGATGATAACAGGGGATAATGCGTTGACTGCGTGTCAAGTTTCGCAGGACGTTAACATTGTCCCATCTATAAAGGTTAAggatatattaattttaaagCTCAGGGAAGATTACCCTATGCACGGGAAGACCACATCGACCAGAGTGACAAAGGACGGAGATACATTTAACCTTTGCGATCTCGAAGGAGCAATCGAGCTGATAAGAAACCTCCCCCTGGAGAAAAAATCCCAACAAAACGCAGCTGAAAAACTAATCAAAATGatcaaggagaaaaaaaacgtgagCAACGTAGTCTACTTTATCaatagggaaaataaaaaaatgcttcctTTTATAGAATGTGAGGAATACATAAAATTGTGCGAACAACTTTTTACCCTCTGCATTACAGGAGATATAATAGAACATTTTCTAACGAAGTATCAGAACGACATGGGTATATTTGACGAACTGATAAAAAGAGGGGTGATATTTTGTAGGGTGTCTCcaaagaataaagaaataattataaaaacgCTGAACAAGTTAGGGAATATTACCATTATGTGTGGCGACGGGACGAATGACATGGCGGCGTTGAAGGCGGCACATGTGGGGGTGTCCCTACTGAGCATAAAAATAAGTTACAAAAGTGGTAGGCCAGATGGTGGCGGTGTGAATATGGCTACACAGATGAATGGAGGACACACGAACGCGCTTTTGGGTGGTACCCATGTGGGCGGCTACCCTGGCAATTTCAACGGAGGGACGGTCAGCAACTACGAGCAGCGTTTACGAACTGCCTACGACAATTTGAACGCGCAATACAACGCCGCTTCTGCAAGTGGAGCAAGTAACACGGCAAATGCTAAATACTACGAACAAATGAGATTGTACAATGAGCGGAAAAGGCAACTGGAGCAGATGATGCAATCCATGGACGACTCCTTACCGTTGATCAAATTGGGAGAAGCAAGCATAGCATCTCCATTTACATACAAAGGAAACGACATAAAATGTGTGAAGGAAATTATTTGCTGTGGAAGATGTGCCTTATCAAAGGTTATAATGATGTACAAGCTCATGATTATTAATTCTCTCATAACggctttttctgtttctatTTTGACCCTAGATGGGGTAAAGTTAAGTGACGCACAGACGACAGTTATTTCGCTCCTGTACACATCTCTCATCGTATTAATTTCCAAAACAGCTCCTTTAAAAAACATATCAAATTATTCGCCACCCAATTCGTTATTCAACATTAGCGTTATGAGTTCATTAATCTCCCAAGtatttgtccatttttctaTCCTAATTTATGGATGGAAGTTGGCTTGTTCGTACAGAGAACCTAATTACATTCCAGACTTAAAAGGAGACTTCTCCCCAAATCTGGTGAACACCTGTATTTATTACCTCATTTATTCCATCAacttatccattttttcatgtaaCTATGAAGGGTTACCTTTTATGACCCCCATTCATAAGAATAAAGAAATCGTGTACATTTTTgctgtaaattttattttcctgtttGCTCTCGTTATGAATATTGTTCCCTACTTGAATCACTTCTTCTCTCTTGTCTCCTTTCCAAATGC